In Huiozyma naganishii CBS 8797 chromosome 5, complete genome, the genomic window CATTTGAGGATCTCTAACGGTTCGAAAGAATAGACGAAATGAATGGACCCGGGAGAGTCTGGATTGGACTCAGAGACATCCTCCTCGTGGAAAAATGCTGACCAATTCTTCTCAACGCTTCTTAGATCATGgttttcaatatcaaaTTGAACCATAGGGTTGAATTTACGATGCGGCTGGAACGCGTAAAACTTTCTGTTCACACGAGACTCCATGTTGAAAACGATGACGGGCTCTTCGTGACCCCGagtcttcttcaagacgATCCTAGGATCCTCGGGACCGTTCCAATTGTCGTGGATGACAAAGGGGATCTCCATGACAGATGGGTACCTGACAGAGTACTTGTCCAAGATTTTATCAATCCTCTCCTCAATTTTCGAGTTTTTCTTCTGAGCACTCTTCATACACGTGTCGTACACGCTtttctcctcgttgatcttaTCGTCACACGAATTCATCTCAATTTTGTCTTGCAACTCGAccaacttctcctccacctcCGCAGGGACATCTACATCTTCGTAGGGCACTCTGAAATCTTGCAATTCCTTCCAGTTTCTATCAAATGCTTGCCCATAGATCAACGAAATGTATGGCGCATTCCTAATACTCTGCTTCGAGTAGAATGTCCTTGTGTACACAAGGTACACTTGTTCCCTCTCCAACCACACCGCAACAGTGCCAAATGCAAACCACCGCTTCTGTATCTTTTCATCATCCCAGTCCTTCTCGTCTGATTGCTTCAGCAACGTCCCCAATGGAGATTGCCGGTCCAAAACGGCCTCTCTgactttcaaaacgtcTACGTCAATATTGTAGTCCCAAATGTAATAATCCAGCACGTTGACGTACTTAGAGAACAAGGAAGAATCGTCGACAAAATCCAGCGGCAATGACATGTACCCCTCCACGTTTTTTTTCGAGAAGTGTTTCTCGGTAAGCGACGCATCGAACCCATTCCGCGTCAGGTTCTGCCCCTTGAGTTCCTTCGAGATATCAACGCTCAGCAGATCTGAATATTGGGGCAACTGCTTCCTGTTTACCCGCGGAGCAAAACCTTTCAGCGTGTCACCGTTCATCTGGCCCACGTGAATAAGAATAATGCAACATATCACAGATACGGCCAGCAGAAGCCTCCTATCGGAGATAAGTTTTACCAGCGGCAGCCTCGCACTGACGGCCCTCACCCACATTAACAGATATCGCACGTTGTTGCGCATACTTTGCCCCACGTTGGCTGCTGTGTTCAGCGTTCTTGGAGCTCTGCCTTTCTGTATGAGTTTGCCGGACTCTCGGAATCTTGGACAGGTTCATTAAATCATCCAAATTTTGCAGcagcgaaaaaaaaaaaaaaaataaaatttcaggaaaaattttctcaaaaattcgaaaaaagaaacgaaaatAAACTGTTTTTGGccaaaagaggaaagaacGCGTTTCCAAAAGGGTAACTAGATCGTAGATCGTAACGGCGCTGACGGGACACCGCGATGCAACTGGGCGAACCCTGTGGTTTAACGGCTAATGAAGACTCTGGAGCAAAGGGGTATGCTTGCTGTAGTGTCGTGGTGGTTTGGCAAACTTCTCTACGTGTTGATATATTGTTTTTGGAGTTCGTTCGAATTTTGTCTTGGCGGAATCTAGTTCACATAAAGAGACTAGAACGTTGTTCGTGTATAAATAAGTTGATGTGTGAGTACAGACACTGCCAGTTTTTGGACTTTGAATAGTATTAGGTGATACAGGATATATATAGGGTGTTTGGTATTATTATATTTGTAAAATGTTTGGGGAAGAGTGCTACGACTGGTTGTTCCCGTCGCCACTCTTTGGCTTTTCCGTCTGCTCATCCTTCTTTTGGGCGTCTTCGCCACTAAGGGTTCCCCCTTCGAGTTTCTTACGGTCTTCCTCCGCCTGTTtcctctccttctcctcttcagcttgtttcctctctttctcctcttcagcttgtttcctctccttctcctcacGTTGCCTATTCAGctcctcttgttccttctttttcctcttttcctcctcctctttcttcttcctttcttcctcttctttcttcttcttttcctcttcctgtttcctcttcctttcctcctcttctttcttcttcttctcttcttcctccttcttcctcttttcctcttctttcttcttttcctcttcctccttctttttcctttcctcttcagctCTTACCGCAGGGTCCTTAATTTCGATATCCTCGGCCCAAATCTTGGCAATCTCGTTGTACGAAAACACCTTGTCCCAATCGAAGGCAATCAAAGTACCGTAACTTTCGTCCGGGTGGTCTCTGTTGTCCACAGCAGACGCACAGTGTGTATACCCTCTGCACTCAGGTTTCCGCGACCACGAGTCCCTCTTCATGTCTGGGATGATTACACCTTGCATGTCGATGTGACTATCCTGGATTTTCTGGTACTCTTTCACGTCCTTGTAGTGACTGGTGAAATGGTCCTTGTTCTCGCTGAAATCCTTCCCAGCGTCGTTTCTAAACTTACAAGTCCTCAAACCACCGTTGGTCCACATCAATCTGTCGAACTCGTCTACGTGCGCCAATTGCGTACCACAGATCGTTTTCTTAAAATTGTTACCTGGGTCCTCCTTCAAATATCCGACTATCCCACCCTCCATTGGGTTCACAGCATAGTCCTTACCGGCGTACAAGTTCCCGAGCCAGAAAAACTCCTTGTCACCCCAAGAGCACTTGCTACCACTGTTGCTCAGCCCAAATAACATCGCGCCGATGAGCCCTGCCATCTGCTTCCTACGGTTAATGACCATCAGACCGGATTCGATGTGGTGGCGTCTCCCATACACGTACATGTTTTTAAACACTGCCTCCTCTGAGGTCATGTATTTTGTGGACATCCCGTTATGTTCGATGGCCCAGAGGAGGTCGAACTTGAGACGGTTGTTCAACAGGCGAGACTCCGCAAATGAGGGTTCGAGTTGACGCATTAGGGGACGGCAGTTGCCCTCACCGCCCTCGTCGAGGGACCTGTCCCTATACAGGTACATCCCCGTGTCCTTGTAAGCCTGTatctcgaagaactcgGTCGTTTCAACAAAGGGTACTGCGTCGACGTCCATGAAGATGGCTTCCTCGAAAGTGTTGAATAGTACAGATAGAAACTTGTGTTTGAATCTATCGATCTTGTCGTTGACAAACCTTCTGTCGATGATATCGGACAAATCGACGAGGTATATTTCCTGATTGTGAATCTCAGCAATGATCTGCAGTTGCTTGACAAATTCATCTCTCATCTCTGACCCAGTGGTGATCACCTGTAGGGGCAGTTTGTTGTCGAACTCCTTAAGGATACGCATCTGCTTCTCGTAGAGGACGATATCGTCCGACTTCATCGTGGTGATGAGTCCCCTCCCAGAGGAGTATTTTGTCCAACTGGACCAGAAATTAGAGTTGAATTCCTTGATTGTCTTGTTCCCGATATGTGGCAGTGGAAGAAGCGACTCGTTCAAGTGTGCGCCTATCCCGCGGGACATGTTGTACACGTTTGGCCAAAGCAGTCTCGAATCGTTCCAGTGGAAAAAGGGGAACATCCTTTGATTAAACACCTCGGGAAGCATTTCACCGTCCTCCTGTTCTGGGATCTCTTTAAACACCTCGATGATATCGAGAGGCGGGCTGCCCGCCTCTCCGTCGTCGTCAACTTTCAAGAAACAGTAATCGTACAACCTGAGCAGTTCCATCGTGAGTTCCAGGACCGCGTTCGTTGCCTCATAGGACTCGAACTCATCATAGATCATCCGCGTGTGCCAATCTGGTGTTGTCTCGCCGAGTTTCGAAAACATCAATGCGCACTTGTCCAGTTTGGAAAACTCGTCCCAATGGTTCACAATGGTGTAGTTCTCCGAGACAGCCTTGTACAGCGACCGCATGTTCATCGTCTTGTACGCCATTGCTTTGTTCCTCCACTGAtccatctcttcaaattctttgaacagagtGCTGTTAGGACCGCCAAGATGGGAAGACTCCCACATTTTACGCACTGAAGGAGCTTACATGACGATCCTGCATCCCTGTCCCCTAACCAGGTagcatcatcatcatcatcatcagcaAGATCGTAATCACCATTGTATCCAGTGTGGTGGTACGCCGCGGTGTCAACATGTGAGGCGACTAACTGCGGTCCCGCTGGCTTATATGAGTACAGCCTGAACAGCGAGTACAGCACCACGGTGAGCCCAACCACGCCAAGCAGCGTCCTCCGATTGACAGCCCTTTGCATATCCGTGATTCCCTATAGACCAACGACCCACTAGAATGGAAAGAACCAACTGTTGAAAGGACTCCTCGAGTCCAGATCTTAGCTTTAAACAAAACTTGACGTTTCTGGATTCCGGCAAAAGGTGCGTGGGTTTTGACAGCGACACCGGCAACAGCGCCACCTCCACGTACTGGGCCACGTACCAGGCCATGAAGCAGTCCATGCCAACTGTCCTTGCAATCGTGACTGAAGAAGCGACACTAATAGTAACACTCTGCACTTGTTCCCCTCTGGACCCAGACCCCTGAGCGGGCTGGACCTGTCTCTGGTTCCATGCCCCACTGGTCTGTACGATGCTACTCTCCTTGCATCGATCTTAGTAGACTGTCTGGTGCAATTGTGCGAATGGTACGCGCTCAGCTTTCCCTGCAGGTCCCCAGCACGTTATATTCGATGCCGGTTCACTGTGTAACGAACGATATTGGTGGTTTGCCCAAATCGGCGGTGGGAGAGTGGAGGGAAGCTATCCTATGCATCCGCGTTTGCACGTCAGTAGTACAAGTGTTGCTATGTTAGTCCATGGTCTTTGCGTGCGTCCGTGGTGGTTCAGCTAAATTTCCCCGCTTTGTAATATGATCTGTATCGGCAGCCGCCACACGTTCTAAGCAGCGAAGTGGGCCATTCGAAGAGACCCAAGCGGTAAACTTGTAACCTGGGGCCGTGATATGACATATACACAGGTCCAGAGAGCGCTGTAGTGTGCTCGGAACagcttcttgaaggatTGCAATGGGGCCCCTTGTGTCTTTTGGCGCGGCGACATTTAACGTCAAAAAGAATCGTGATTTGGATGTCTTTTGAatggtgatggtgatggtCCCCCAATGCAGTGATACTGACAGTGTTGACAGCGTTGGGGACCAGCGAGTATGTCAGAGAAGGGTGACGACGATGCAGAGGGGTTGGGACTGCAGCTGCGGGAGTTGAAAGTGTCGAAGCTTCTGCATGAGGACGACAGTGCGGCGGATGCAGAGCCGAAGGTTGTAGAGGCAAGGGACGTGGGGGGAACCTCAGGAGATGCTGCCGCGGATTCGGACTCAGATTCGGACTCGGATTCAGACTCAGATACTGGACAGTGGAAGACAGTGCCGACAGTTGCGTCGTACGACGTGTACAACGAGAAGGGTGAGCTGGAGCTGCGAACTTACGATTCCAATAACCCGCTGCCACAGTTGGAGCACCCGTCACACCCACAACCGCAGCAATCGCAACACAAGAACACTTTCGACTACACAAAAGTGGCCGCAGAACAGCAGGCGCAGAGGTCGTACCTcaccaacaagaagacgGATTTCCTCTTCGACCACAAGAAGATCATGCAGATGAGGGATAACACGGACCAAGACCAAGGTACGAGGAGTCCGCAGGAGATCTCTGCGTCTCCGAGCGTGGCTGATTTCTACGACGAGTACGAAGACGACGTCGAAAGAGCAGACGACCTGAGCCCCGAGTCGCAACTCGATATCACGAAATTCCTCCTAAACGACATGGAGAAGATCGCATACGTCAGCGCGATCAGCATCCTTGCAAACCAGATGTGTACAGAACTTGCGACATTGTGTCTCTGCGTAGACATCAAGGCGCACAAGAGGCTTGCAAACAGACTGCAATTCACCCAGAGAGATATGGCAGCGTGGAAGACTATCGTGCTGGAAAGACTATATCAGCATTTAAACGTCAGCGAAGAGGAGATTAAGATGGTTGAGCAACTCTCGGTACATCAGATCCAACTGTCGGACTTGGTCAAGTGCCTACGGACAACGCAGAATATAGAAAACCCTTGGGAACACGAGGAAACAAAGGACTCTGAGCAAACTGCGGAGACAAATGACAAAGCggatgacgaagaaaatgGAACAAACCAATCACCCGAGACGAAGGGCGAAGACGAGTCCTTAGAGACAAGCATAACTggagagaaagaagacTCAAAGGAGGAGCCCCAAGAAACAAGCTCAATTGGTCACAAACAAGACTCAAAGGAAGAGACACAAGAAGTGGCAAACAGTATCGAGACGAGATCCGGATCTGCCCACACTGAAGGCAAAGACGAAGAAACTTTGACTCCGACAGACGATGCATCAACACGGCCCATCAAAGAACAGTCCCCAAAAATCCTGGATCCAGATAGTATAAAGGACCAGCAGCGTCTCAATGTGGACGTAGCTTGGACCATTATCTGTGACCTGTTTTTGATACTCGTGCAAAACTCAGCGTACGACTCCAGGTCGCGCACCTTGCTTATCAGGTTCGCCGAGGCGCTCGGAATCAAAAACGTCGAGATCTGCGAGTTTGAAAGGAGGGTCACCGACTCGCTAGACATGGAACAGTCTACAGACGAACAAACATGGGATGAGCAGGATCACATGAAGGATAGAAGGAAGCGCAAGAAACGCAGAAAACTATGTTACGTTGGTATCGCTATGGTCGGAGGATCGCTTGTTTTGGGGCTCAGTGGCGGGCTGCTGGCACCCGTCATCGGTGCCGGTATCGCAGCAGGGCTGTCCACTATAGGTGTCACGGGGGCCACTGGGTTCCTGACCGGTGTAGGTGGTACTACTGTGGTCGCACTTTCGAGCACGGCAATTGGTGCTAATATTGGTGCCAGGGGTATGTCCAAGAGAATGGGCAGCGTCAGGACCTTTGAATTCCGGCCGTTACATAACAATCGTCGACTGAACCTGATAATCAGTGTCTCCGGCTGGATTATTGGTAACGAGGATGATGTCCGTTTGCCATTCTCTACTGTAGACTCTGTGGAAGGTGATTTGTTCTCGTTATATTGGGAACCAGAGATGCTGAAGTCTACTGGTCAAACGATCAACATTGTCGCAAGCGAAGTGTTTGCAACCACGATTCAGCAGGTACTAGGTGCCACAATTTTGACCGCTTTCATCTCGGCGGTCCAATGGCCCATGGCATTATCAAAACTGGGCTACATCCTGGATAACCCATGGAATGTCTCCCTAGACAGAGCATGGTCTGCAGGGTTGATCCTTGCAGACACACTTATGACCAGAAATTTGGGTAAGAGACCAATAACCTTAGTGGGATTTTCGCTAGGTTCCAGGGTCATATACTCATGTTTGATTGAACTTTGCAAGAAGAAAGCATTAGGCTTGGTCGAAAACGTATTTATATTTGGCACACCCGTAGTGCGAAATAAGGAGCAGTTGGTTATGGCAAGATCCGTGGTAAGCGGTAGATTTGTAAATGGCTACTCTGACAAAGACTGGGTATTAGCGTACCTGTTTCGCGCAACATCTGGAGGATTTAAAGCTGTCATGGGGATATCCACTGCTAGTGATGTAGAAGGTGTCGAGGACTTTAACTGTACAGAACTGGTTGCGGGACATATGGCCTATCGTAAGAATATGCCCAAAATATTGAAGGCATTAGGGGTCACTGTCATGAATGATGAGTTCGTAGAAATTGAGGAAACTATGGATCCAGTGGAAGCTAAGAGACAGAGGAAACTGGTCCATGATGTCGATGCAGCACAAAagaaactttcaaaaaggaagaagCGCAACAGCTGGGTACCCGGGTGGATAAAACCAAAGAAGTCCAAATGGCAGACGATCTTGGAAGAGACTGTGGAAGATCAAGATGTCGAGGATCAAACATCTGTTGACTCTACCGATAAACGCAAGAAAAAACCACAGGACAATGCAATCGTTGATCACGGCGCCCTGATGCATGAACTGGAGGTGCTGAAAAAAGCCATACATGAGGATGCGCTAAAAAATCAGTCTACTGGAGAGCCCATGGAAACTGTTTCCGAGTACAACGGAATGTCGTTAGCGGAATATCGTGAAAGTTCTGAAGAACTGTCGAGTACTAATGCCTCGGACGTGGCAATAAATTCATCAACGCCGAAACCCGCTGCCAACTCGAGAATGCCGGGAACACCCAGTACACGCGTAACTGCAAAGGCACCTTCTACGCCGAATAGTTTCCAACTCTTAACGGCGGGTAGAACCATTCTTCCTGAAGATGAAGACATGAAAAGGAGTAAAAAGCCGATGGAATTTGCGTTTCCTGATGATATATAATTTTTATAAACAGTCTTTTATAAACGATTGCACAATGAGGTGTCAAAGGGCAAATCTGTGTCTAAACGGACAGTTATTGTAAAGGTCTCATCCAAGACCATTCTAAGATTTAAAAATTCGTGATTTCTCTATTATTTGTATCTATGATAAATTTTATTAAGCTTACAAGAACACTTCTGCATTCAACTCAACGTATGATGCTGCGTGCAAAATGTCGAAGTTCTTCATAACCTCAGGGTGCAGAACACCCAAATGTCCGATCACTTGAGGCTCTGAACCTTCCTTAGATCTGAACAAAACTCTTGCTCCTCTGCCTTCAAAGTAAGTTGTCAAAGAGTCATCCTGTTCGATCCAGTAGCCTCTACCCGTGGATTCAGCACCATAGTCCGCAATCCATTGGGTTCTGAAAGTTTGCATTATCTTGCCCAATAAACCTTGAATAACTTCAAAACCTGAGTTTTTCCCAACGTAGATAGCACCCCAATGGCGTTCGTTGTAGGACTTTCTCTCCAACGCAAGATTCTTGAAAACGACATCGCCACATTCAAAAACCTTGATTGGCAAAGAGTGTTTTCTGTTTTCCTTGACAGTCTTAAGCAACCCTGGCAACAAAGTGGTTCTGACAACTTGATATTCCAAAGTTTTTGGATTGGCTAACTTGACAACCTTGGATCCATCATCTTTGGTTCTCAGGAAGCTGAAGTTTTCGTCGTGTGAACATAAAGTCAGGGCCATGACCTCCAACCACGAAGCCTGCGATGACGCTATTCTAAAAACATCAGCTACTTTGTTGATTGGTAGAGCAGACGCTATGAAATTGGCGTTGGATAACTTCTCACCCTTTGGTAAGTTGTCGTAACCGTAACCGATCGCAGCATCTTCCATAATATCACAAGGATGAAGAATATCTGGTCTGGTAATTGGGATCGAAACGGTCAAAATATCACTGTCTGTGCTGGACTGAGTGCCGTGCAAAGAAAGTTTCTTGATGTATTTGATGATTTCATCAGCAGATAGTTGTAAACCTAAAGCGGAGTTGATGTACTTCATTGAAACGTCCATTGTTCTGTCGTCTAGGTTTGGAGTTAATCTTGATTGACCGTTGTGTTCTGACACAATCTTGACTGGCTCAATAGAGAATTGCTTGGAAGAGTAGCGGGAAAACATAGCAACCAGTTGGTTTAGCACAATTTCTAGCTTGGTTTTGTCAGTGGCAGTAAGCTCAATGAAAACATTGCGCGTGTCCATACTAATTTTTGAACGCTCCGAATTAATCAGCGGTGGCAAGGAACAAACATTATCTTCATAATCATAGATGACTGGGTAAACAGGGGAGTCCTCAATAATATGAACAAAACGGCCAatgttgttcttttgttctGGAGTCTTGTAAAACTCAATCAGCTTGTCACCAGTGAATTCCTGAGTTTGGTTTAGTGGAGTAAATTTGATGTCTTTTGGAGTAACACCACGATAATGGAACGGTCCTTTGATGGAGTCTAAATCATGGGTACCCATAGCGACCAAGCTTCTATTTCTACATATATTAGAGTGCAACTTATCCTGCAGCGCAATGAACGAGGCATAGGATTTTTCGTCAAAGTGAATATCTCTCAAAATGGCTGCTGCCGCGTATGGTCTGACCTGCTCGGTGGATGGGTCAACGTACAACTCCGTAGTTGGTGCGGTAAGTGTGTACTTAGGAGTTTCGCATCTACCCAAATATTCGTTCAAAGATTGGGCAATCCCCTCAATGCATAAAAGATCGTAACGGTTGGCACCAATATCTATTTTGAATTCAGGTTCTTcaccgttcttcaaagcttcTTCAGTGGTGTCTTCGTCCAATTCAACACCAAACTGGAAACAGAGTTCGTCAAACTCATTGTTCGAGTAGTTTTTACCCAAAAGGTCGTACAATTGCTGTTTATTAACTGTAACGGTAGGCATATTGGTATCGATCTGATCGATTCTGAGGCGGCGATGCTAGGGAAGTATCAGAACACTGGTAAGCTTCGATCTTTCAGTTTTGATATTGACATCGAGcgcaaagaaacaaaaaagagcaaaaaattttcaaatcGTGAAACGTGACTTTCAAGGGAGAGACTCACAGAAGTATCAGAATCATTTCGCTCTGACAGCAGGTCAGGCACTTTACCCCAGAAATGTACGTGTATATGTCCTATGCTACGTGTATATGTCCTATGCTAAACCTATTGAGGGATGTGGAAATCGTCTGCATCCGAAAATATGgtgtcctcctcctcttgaCTTTTCTTTAGAGCGTACTTCGAAATGACCCTTCTGAGATCATCGAAAACGACAGGTTTCTCTAGAACGTCGTCAAAGACGTTAAAGCTGAGGGCCTCTTGATAGTAATTGGTGACCACAATAAAAGGTGTATTGGAGTTAATTCCATTTGTCTTTCTTAAAAGTTTGCAGATATCCAGAGCACCCAATTTACTCAAGCGGTACGCAGATATAATGATATCGAATTTGACGGACCCTGTTGCCCTAGACACCAACTCGTCTGCAGCACCTACACTAACAACCGAACAACCCAAAGTTTCCAAATCTTTCACAGCACGGTATAGGTGTATGGGAATGGGCTCACACAATAAAATATCCATATGATAGCCTATGTTGGCATTGTCACTCATCCCAGAACTCTTTCGTTGACTTCTCCTCCTATATCGTAAAGAGTTCACTCTCGAAATTGCCTGGAGTCTGTCGCTGTTTTCGCTGTTTGTTTCGCTTGAGCTGCGTCGTTTATCGGCGACCGGTGCAGGTTTTAAAATCAGACCTGATCGTGCCACACTAGACTGAACAGCGTGCGAAGGGGACAACGGAGACTTGAACTTATTCACTATAGGCGATTCTGAATCACTATAATAGAAGGATGGATTAACCCCTATAGGGGTGCTTGCATTGGTTATTGATGCCGTTAGCGGGTTCGCGGTCACGATACTGTCCAACATGCTGGCGTTGCTACCCTTCCTGGAGGTGATTGATCTTTCCAAGCTCATGGATCGATCTGGAGAAAAAGACCGAACACTAGACGTGTCTGATTTGGCAATGCTTCTCGTGATCGAGTTGATGGCTGGTGATCCGTTTAAGGATATTCTTCCTGGACGAGCCTTGCTCAACGAGTTTTCTGAAGAGGATCCTGCTTGCGAGCTGGACGACGATCTGC contains:
- the KNAG0E03170 gene encoding uncharacterized protein, whose translation is MWESSHLGGPNSTLFKEFEEMDQWRNKAMAYKTMNMRSLYKAVSENYTIVNHWDEFSKLDKCALMFSKLGETTPDWHTRMIYDEFESYEATNAVLELTMELLRLYDYCFLKVDDDGEAGSPPLDIIEVFKEIPEQEDGEMLPEVFNQRMFPFFHWNDSRLLWPNVYNMSRGIGAHLNESLLPLPHIGNKTIKEFNSNFWSSWTKYSSGRGLITTMKSDDIVLYEKQMRILKEFDNKLPLQVITTGSEMRDEFVKQLQIIAEIHNQEIYLVDLSDIIDRRFVNDKIDRFKHKFLSVLFNTFEEAIFMDVDAVPFVETTEFFEIQAYKDTGMYLYRDRSLDEGGEGNCRPLMRQLEPSFAESRLLNNRLKFDLLWAIEHNGMSTKYMTSEEAVFKNMYVYGRRHHIESGLMVINRRKQMAGLIGAMLFGLSNSGSKCSWGDKEFFWLGNLYAGKDYAVNPMEGGIVGYLKEDPGNNFKKTICGTQLAHVDEFDRLMWTNGGLRTCKFRNDAGKDFSENKDHFTSHYKDVKEYQKIQDSHIDMQGVIIPDMKRDSWSRKPECRGYTHCASAVDNRDHPDESYGTLIAFDWDKVFSYNEIAKIWAEDIEIKDPAVRAEEERKKKEEEEKKKEEEKRKKEEEEKKKKEEEERKRKQEEEKKKKEEEERKKKEEEEKRKKKEQEELNRQREEKERKQAEEEKERKQAEEEKERKQAEEDRKKLEGGTLSGEDAQKKDEQTEKPKSGDGNNQS
- the FRS1 gene encoding phenylalanine--tRNA ligase subunit beta (similar to Saccharomyces cerevisiae FRS1 (YLR060W); ancestral locus Anc_8.33), which translates into the protein MPTVTVNKQQLYDLLGKNYSNNEFDELCFQFGVELDEDTTEEALKNGEEPEFKIDIGANRYDLLCIEGIAQSLNEYLGRCETPKYTLTAPTTELYVDPSTEQVRPYAAAAILRDIHFDEKSYASFIALQDKLHSNICRNRSLVAMGTHDLDSIKGPFHYRGVTPKDIKFTPLNQTQEFTGDKLIEFYKTPEQKNNIGRFVHIIEDSPVYPVIYDYEDNVCSLPPLINSERSKISMDTRNVFIELTATDKTKLEIVLNQLVAMFSRYSSKQFSIEPVKIVSEHNGQSRLTPNLDDRTMDVSMKYINSALGLQLSADEIIKYIKKLSLHGTQSSTDSDILTVSIPITRPDILHPCDIMEDAAIGYGYDNLPKGEKLSNANFIASALPINKVADVFRIASSQASWLEVMALTLCSHDENFSFLRTKDDGSKVVKLANPKTLEYQVVRTTLLPGLLKTVKENRKHSLPIKVFECGDVVFKNLALERKSYNERHWGAIYVGKNSGFEVIQGLLGKIMQTFRTQWIADYGAESTGRGYWIEQDDSLTTYFEGRGARVLFRSKEGSEPQVIGHLGVLHPEVMKNFDILHAASYVELNAEVFL
- the KNAG0E03160 gene encoding uncharacterized protein, which codes for MRNNVRYLLMWVRAVSARLPLVKLISDRRLLLAVSVICCIILIHVGQMNGDTLKGFAPRVNRKQLPQYSDLLSVDISKELKGQNLTRNGFDASLTEKHFSKKNVEGYMSLPLDFVDDSSLFSKYVNVLDYYIWDYNIDVDVLKVREAVLDRQSPLGTLLKQSDEKDWDDEKIQKRWFAFGTVAVWLEREQVYLVYTRTFYSKQSIRNAPYISLIYGQAFDRNWKELQDFRVPYEDVDVPAEVEEKLVELQDKIEMNSCDDKINEEKSVYDTCMKSAQKKNSKIEERIDKILDKYSVRYPSVMEIPFVIHDNWNGPEDPRIVLKKTRGHEEPVIVFNMESRVNRKFYAFQPHRKFNPMVQFDIENHDLRSVEKNWSAFFHEEDVSESNPDSPGSIHFVYSFEPLEILKCSLFDGMCNVTYKGTETGGERANKKFTAIRGGTQFVSLPAVLPGVANRNIWVAMAKTNVENCGCGSRFYRAALAVMVETAGEYKIDMIAPNVDFGTEPLSWDLKSHLCGGLNVLSPNGITSWEIVSQDPQTKSFDDYMTLTFSEADAVSRFVTVRGVLNYVLGIYAKDRNNHQGDASTSNTTVLLEQMFKDVAESALRFCSIYGLGHKEPKR
- the MIL1 gene encoding Mil1p (similar to Saccharomyces cerevisiae YFL034W; ancestral locus Anc_8.32), translating into MSEKGDDDAEGLGLQLRELKVSKLLHEDDSAADAEPKVVEARDVGGTSGDAAADSDSDSDSDSDSDTGQWKTVPTVASYDVYNEKGELELRTYDSNNPLPQLEHPSHPQPQQSQHKNTFDYTKVAAEQQAQRSYLTNKKTDFLFDHKKIMQMRDNTDQDQGTRSPQEISASPSVADFYDEYEDDVERADDLSPESQLDITKFLLNDMEKIAYVSAISILANQMCTELATLCLCVDIKAHKRLANRLQFTQRDMAAWKTIVLERLYQHLNVSEEEIKMVEQLSVHQIQLSDLVKCLRTTQNIENPWEHEETKDSEQTAETNDKADDEENGTNQSPETKGEDESLETSITGEKEDSKEEPQETSSIGHKQDSKEETQEVANSIETRSGSAHTEGKDEETLTPTDDASTRPIKEQSPKILDPDSIKDQQRLNVDVAWTIICDLFLILVQNSAYDSRSRTLLIRFAEALGIKNVEICEFERRVTDSLDMEQSTDEQTWDEQDHMKDRRKRKKRRKLCYVGIAMVGGSLVLGLSGGLLAPVIGAGIAAGLSTIGVTGATGFLTGVGGTTVVALSSTAIGANIGARGMSKRMGSVRTFEFRPLHNNRRLNLIISVSGWIIGNEDDVRLPFSTVDSVEGDLFSLYWEPEMLKSTGQTINIVASEVFATTIQQVLGATILTAFISAVQWPMALSKLGYILDNPWNVSLDRAWSAGLILADTLMTRNLGKRPITLVGFSLGSRVIYSCLIELCKKKALGLVENVFIFGTPVVRNKEQLVMARSVVSGRFVNGYSDKDWVLAYLFRATSGGFKAVMGISTASDVEGVEDFNCTELVAGHMAYRKNMPKILKALGVTVMNDEFVEIEETMDPVEAKRQRKLVHDVDAAQKKLSKRKKRNSWVPGWIKPKKSKWQTILEETVEDQDVEDQTSVDSTDKRKKKPQDNAIVDHGALMHELEVLKKAIHEDALKNQSTGEPMETVSEYNGMSLAEYRESSEELSSTNASDVAINSSTPKPAANSRMPGTPSTRVTAKAPSTPNSFQLLTAGRTILPEDEDMKRSKKPMEFAFPDDI